A genomic stretch from Fusarium musae strain F31 chromosome 9, whole genome shotgun sequence includes:
- a CDS encoding hypothetical protein (CAZy:AA7), which produces MMVSFLPICLHAALALAASTSPANTSSALNNCLASKKVPYIRPNSAQWTQEVRPYNLRLAYTPAAIALPTTVDHVQDAVKCGNQYQVRVSAKGGGHSYGSFGYGGENGHLVIVMDSMDQVTLNKYMSCNIQAGARLGHVASELYKLGQRAIPHGSCPGGSVGIAGHALHGGYGFASRTYGLTLDTFIGATVILANGTRTYAADGEGGDNQLMWALRGAGSSYGIVVELDFQTIKAPDTVTPFSIELDWNENQAVEGLIAFQKFGVNAPKQLNMQIYFGPSGQTIQGVYYGTRAALNNALKPLLGDIKAQISASSTGGWIEGLEAYANGQTLDQRRPYDQHSTFYSTSLMTKALTRSQVKSFVRTLFDNINDRDARHTWYILLDLFGGPNSAITTAGSTNSAFPHRDKLLLFQFSDHGNYAKYANNGFTLLKRFRESITKTMDDSDWGMYANYLDTQLENMDAVEQYYELNLGRLRELKRTGFDLQREAEKTTGV; this is translated from the exons ATGATGGTGTCCTTCCTCCCCATCTGCCTCCACGCAGCTCTTGCTCTTGCAGCTTCCACTTCACCAGCCAACACATCAAGTGCTCTGAACAACTGTCTCGCCTCCAAGAAAGTTCCCTACATCCGCCCCAACTCAGCCCAATGGACCCAAGAAGTCAGACCTTACAATCTTCGTCTGGCCTACACTCCGGCTGCAATTGCCCTTCCTACCACTGTTGATCATGTCCAAGATGCTGTCAAGTGCGGTAATCAGTACCAGGTGCGAGTCAGCGCCAAAGGAGGCGGCCATAGCTATGGTTCCTTCGGCTATGGAGGCGAGAATGGCCACCTAGTTATCGTGATGGATTCCATGGACCAGGTTACGTTGAACAAGTACATGAGTTGTAACATCCAGGCTGGTGCTCGGCTTGGACATGTTGCTTCGGAGTTGTATAAGCTTGGTCAGAGAGCTATTCCCCACGGAAGCTGCCCAGG AGGTAGTGTTGGCATTGCAGGTCATGCCCTTCATGGAGGCTATGGCTTCGCCTCACGAACCTACGGTCTCACACTGGACACTTTCATCGGCGCAACCGTGATTCTCGCCAATGGAACACGAACATACGCTGCAGATGGTGAAGGCGGCGATAACCAACTCATGTGGGCTCTCCGCGGTGCGGGATCTTCTTACGGAATCGTTGTTGAGCTCGACTTCCAAACGATCAAAGCACCTGATACAGTCACGCCGTTCAGTATTGAACTCGACTGGAATGAGAACCAAGCTGTCGAGGGACTGATTGCATTCCAGAAATTTGGTGTGAACGCACCGAAGCAGTTGAACATGCAGATTTACTTCGGGCCATCAGGACAGACCATTCAGGGTGTTTACTACGGTACTAGGGCGGCTTTGAATAACGCGCTTAAGCCTCTCCTGGGAGATATTAAAGCACAAATTTCAGCTTCGAGCACTGGAGGCTGGATTGAGGGATTGGAGGCCTATGCGAACGGCCAGACTCTCGATCAGAGACGTCCCTACGACCAG CACAGCACATTCTACAGCACAAGTCTCATGACCAAAGCCCTTACCCGATCACAAGTCAAGTCGTTCGTAAGAACACTCTTCGACAACATCAATGACCGCGACGCCCGGCACACATGGTACATCCTCTTGGATCTCTTCGGCGGTCCCAACTCAGCTATCACAACCGCCGGTTCCACCAACAGCGCATTCCCCCATCGTGACAAACTTCTGCTGTTCCAGTTCTCTGACCACGGAAACTATGCTAAGTATGCAAACAACGGCTTCACACTGCTCAAGAGATTCAGAGAGAGTATCACCAAGACTATGGATGACTCAGACTGGGGCATGTATGCGAACTACTTGGATACTCAATTGGAGAACATGGATGCCGTTGAGCAGTACTATGAACTGAACTTGGGAAGATTGAGGGAGCTCAAGAGAAC GGGATTCGACCTGCAAcgagaggctgagaagaccACGGGGGTGTAG
- a CDS encoding hypothetical protein (EggNog:ENOG41) produces the protein MIFKLFLHALPLVLAAPAVKRTEGDITFYTPGQGACAGTHGVDDMVAAVGANLYDTQDVCGKTITLQGDAGTVTLTVVDRCEACKDTDLDVSPAAFEHAIGPQDIGRGKGTWTFV, from the exons atgatcttcaagctcttccttCACGCTCTTCCCCTCGTCCTCGCAGCTCCGGCTGTCAAGCGCACCGAGGGCGACATCACCTTCTACACCCCCGGCCAGGGCGCCTGCGCTGGAACCCACGGCGTCGACGACATGGTCGCCGCTGTCGGTGCCAACCTCTACGACACTCAGGATGTCTGTGGCAAGACCATCACCCTCCAGGGCGATGCCGGTACCGTGACCCTCACTGTCGTCGA CCGCTGCGAGGCCTGCAAGGACACCGACCTTGACGTCTCCCCCGCTGCCTTTGAGCATGCCATCGGACCCCAGGACATTGGACGCGGCAAGGGAACTTGGACTTTCGTTTAA